A single window of Myripristis murdjan chromosome 21, fMyrMur1.1, whole genome shotgun sequence DNA harbors:
- the LOC115379912 gene encoding trace amine-associated receptor 13c-like, which yields METLEGAELCFPHLLNASCRRLIRPRSEAVLLYILLSFISLLTVALNLLVIISISHFRQLHTPTNLLLLSLAVSDFFVGLLLMPGQILLIGSCWFLGDFMCGLFYYNSFILTSASVGNMVLISVDRYVAICDPLYYSTKVTQKRVKICVCLCWTCSALYNCLILKDFLRQPNRYNSCYGECLFVLNYIAGAVDLLLTFFGPITVIIVLYMRVFVVAVSQARAMRSHIVSVTLQPSGTGTAKKSELKAARTLGIVIVVFLVCFCPYYCPSLAGQDISTGALFSTFGIWLLYFNSCLNPVIYALFYPWFRKSIKLIVSLQILQPDSCGTNIL from the exons atggaGACCCTGGAAGGAGCTGAACTCTGCTTTCCACACCTCCTCAACGCCTCCTGCAGGAGGCTGATCCGTCCTCGATCCGAGGCTGTGCTGCTCTACATCCTGCTGTCCTTCATCTCTCtgctcactgtggctctcaacctgctggtcatcatctccatctcccactTCAG GCAGCTCCACACCCccaccaacctcctcctcctctccctggctgTATCAGACTTCTTTGTTGGCCTCCTGTTGATGCCGGGTCAAATCCTCCTCATAGGGTCCTGCTGGTTTCTGGGTGACTTCATGTGTGGTCTCTTTTACTATAACTCTTTTATTTTGACTTCTGCCTCAGTAGGAAACATGGTTCTCATATCAGTCGATCGCTATGTGGCTATTTGTGACCCTCTGTATTACTCCACCAAAGTCACTCAGAAAAGAgttaaaatctgtgtttgtctgtgttggacCTGTTCTGCTTTATACAACTGTTTGATACTGAAGGATTTCCTGAGACAACCAAACAGATATAATTCCTGTTATGGAGAATGTCTGTTTGTCCTGAACTACATTGCAGGAGCTGTGGACCTTCTATTGACCTTTTTTGGTCCCATTACTGTGATCATAGTTCTGTATATGAgagtgtttgtggtggctgtgtctcaggctcGTGCCATGAGATCCCACattgtgtctgtcactctgcagccttcagggaCTGGAACTGCTAAGAAATCGGAGCTGAAAGCAGCCAGGACTCTCGGGATTGTCATAgttgtgtttcttgtttgtttctgtccatATTACTGCCCCTCTCTTGCAGGCCAGGATATCTCAACTGGTGCTTTGTTTTCAACCTTTGGAATCTGGCTGCTTTATTTTAACTCCTGTTTAAACCCTGTGATCTATGCTCTTTTCTATCCCTGGTTTAGAAAATCTATTAAACTGATTGTTTCACTTCAGATCCTGCAGCCTGACTCCTGTGGGACCAACATATTGTAG